In a single window of the Micromonospora inositola genome:
- a CDS encoding MarR family winged helix-turn-helix transcriptional regulator, protein MTTPDRPGFVLPLLLLAGFRTLIDDLHAELARQGHPELRPAHGFVLQAVGPDGTTASELGQRLGVSKQAAGKTVDRLVALGYLERADDPADARRKLVRMTERGLDGLRRSAVVFDELRDRWAATLGPDRVAAMEDDLRTVASANFFRLDVPGWFGG, encoded by the coding sequence ATGACAACGCCTGACCGCCCCGGCTTCGTACTTCCCCTGCTGCTGCTGGCCGGCTTCCGCACGCTCATCGACGACCTGCACGCCGAGCTGGCCCGGCAGGGCCACCCGGAGCTGCGACCGGCGCACGGCTTCGTCCTCCAGGCCGTCGGCCCCGACGGCACCACCGCCTCCGAACTGGGCCAGCGGCTCGGCGTGTCCAAGCAGGCGGCCGGCAAGACGGTGGACCGGCTGGTCGCCCTCGGCTACCTGGAACGCGCCGACGACCCCGCCGACGCCCGGCGCAAGCTGGTCCGGATGACGGAGCGGGGGCTGGACGGGCTGCGCCGCTCCGCGGTCGTCTTCGACGAGCTGCGCGACCGCTGGGCGGCGACGCTCGGCCCAGACCGCGTCGCAGCCATGGAGGACGACCTGCGGACGGTCGCCTCGGCGAACTTCTTCCGCCTCGACGTCCCCGGCTGGTTCGGCGGCTGA
- a CDS encoding menaquinone biosynthesis decarboxylase has product MAARGFPYTDLKDFLAALERAGELRRVSVPVDPTLEISEVVTRAVRAGGPALLFERPTRGEMPVAINLFGTEKRMAMALGVDSLDEVGERIGALIKPELPVGWSGIREGLGKVMQLKSVPPRKVKTAPCQQVVYRGDDVDLNRLPGLQVWPGDGGIFHNYGLTHTKHPETGKRNLGLYRLQQHGRNTLGMHWQIHKDSTAHHAVAERLGQRLPVAVAIGCDPVVSYAASAPLPSDIDEYLFAGFLRGERVEMVDCLTVPLQVPAHAQIVLEGYLEPGERLPEGPFGDHTGFYTPVEPFPVLHIEAMTMQRDPVYHSIVTSKPPQEDHGLGKATERIFQPLLKLLIPDIVDYDLPAVGVFHNCAIVSIRKRYPKHAQKVMNAIWGAHLMSLTKLIVIVDEDCDVHDYNEVAFRAFGNVDYARDLLLTEGPVDHLDHASYQQFWGGKVGVDATRKLPTEGYTRGWPEEMSMSPEVVSLVDKRWKEYGI; this is encoded by the coding sequence ATGGCGGCTCGTGGCTTCCCGTACACCGATCTCAAGGACTTCCTCGCGGCGCTGGAGCGCGCGGGTGAGCTGCGGCGGGTGAGCGTCCCGGTCGACCCCACCCTGGAGATCAGCGAGGTGGTCACCCGGGCCGTCCGGGCCGGCGGCCCGGCGCTGCTCTTCGAGCGCCCCACCCGGGGTGAGATGCCGGTCGCGATCAACCTGTTCGGCACCGAGAAGCGGATGGCGATGGCGCTCGGCGTCGACTCCCTCGACGAGGTCGGCGAGCGGATCGGCGCGCTGATCAAGCCGGAGCTGCCGGTCGGCTGGTCCGGCATCCGCGAGGGCCTGGGCAAGGTCATGCAGCTCAAGTCGGTGCCGCCGCGCAAGGTGAAGACCGCCCCCTGCCAGCAGGTGGTCTACCGGGGCGACGACGTCGACCTCAACCGGCTGCCCGGGCTGCAGGTCTGGCCCGGCGACGGCGGGATCTTCCACAACTACGGGCTGACCCACACCAAGCACCCGGAGACCGGCAAGCGCAACCTGGGCCTCTACCGGCTCCAACAGCACGGCCGGAACACCCTCGGCATGCACTGGCAGATCCACAAGGACTCCACCGCCCACCACGCGGTCGCCGAGCGGCTCGGCCAGCGACTCCCCGTCGCGGTGGCGATCGGCTGCGACCCGGTGGTCTCGTACGCCGCCTCCGCGCCGCTCCCCAGCGACATCGACGAGTATCTGTTCGCCGGGTTCCTGCGCGGCGAGCGGGTCGAGATGGTCGACTGCCTCACCGTGCCGTTGCAGGTGCCGGCGCACGCGCAGATCGTGCTGGAGGGCTACCTGGAGCCGGGCGAGCGGCTGCCCGAGGGACCGTTCGGCGACCACACCGGCTTCTACACCCCGGTCGAGCCGTTCCCGGTGCTGCACATCGAGGCGATGACCATGCAGCGCGACCCGGTCTACCACTCGATCGTCACCTCCAAGCCGCCGCAGGAGGACCACGGCCTCGGCAAGGCCACCGAGCGGATCTTCCAGCCGCTGCTCAAGCTGCTGATCCCGGACATCGTCGACTACGACCTGCCCGCCGTCGGGGTCTTCCACAACTGCGCGATCGTGTCCATCCGCAAGCGCTACCCGAAGCACGCGCAGAAGGTGATGAACGCGATCTGGGGCGCCCACCTGATGTCGCTGACCAAGCTGATCGTGATCGTCGACGAGGACTGCGACGTGCACGACTACAACGAGGTCGCCTTCCGCGCCTTCGGCAACGTCGACTACGCCCGCGACCTGCTCCTCACTGAGGGGCCCGTGGACCACCTCGACCACGCGTCGTACCAGCAGTTCTGGGGCGGCAAGGTGGGCGTCGACGCGACCCGCAAGCTGCCCACCGAGGGCTACACCCGGGGTTGGCCGGAGGAGATGTCCATGTCGCCCGAGGTGGTCTCGCTGGTCGACAAGCGCTGGAAGGAGTACGGGATCTGA
- a CDS encoding cytochrome c biogenesis CcdA family protein yields the protein MGETFREVAQSGPLLLAIGAAALAGLVSFLSPCVLPLMPGYLSYVTGLAGADLEGRARTEAAPAGGDGPTGGDDPTGGGVAVATGGVAVAARPAAAVKGRVLAGTLLFIAGFTAVFTATAILFSSVGKVFFQHERALEIVIGGLVVVLGLGYLGLVPGMQREFRIHRLPAAGLLGAPVLGAVFALSWLPCTGPTLGAVLGMAAVGGRTDRAVVLAVAYCLGLGIPFVVFGLGFHRLLGVFRAVRRNSRWVTRIGGALLILIGLALVTGGWQNFVIWLQTHVGVGEVSI from the coding sequence ATGGGCGAGACGTTCCGCGAGGTCGCCCAGTCCGGGCCGCTGCTGCTGGCGATCGGCGCGGCGGCGCTCGCCGGGCTGGTCAGCTTCCTCAGCCCGTGCGTCCTGCCGCTGATGCCGGGCTACCTGTCGTACGTCACCGGCCTGGCCGGCGCCGACCTCGAGGGCCGGGCACGGACCGAGGCCGCACCGGCCGGCGGGGACGGCCCGACCGGCGGGGACGACCCGACCGGCGGCGGGGTCGCCGTGGCCACCGGCGGGGTGGCCGTCGCGGCCCGGCCGGCGGCCGCGGTCAAGGGGCGCGTGCTCGCCGGGACGCTGCTCTTCATCGCCGGCTTCACCGCCGTCTTCACCGCCACCGCGATCCTCTTCTCCAGCGTCGGCAAGGTCTTCTTTCAGCACGAGCGCGCGCTGGAGATCGTCATCGGCGGCCTGGTCGTGGTGCTCGGGCTCGGCTACCTCGGCCTGGTGCCGGGGATGCAGCGCGAGTTCCGGATCCACCGGCTGCCCGCCGCCGGGCTGCTCGGCGCGCCGGTCCTCGGCGCGGTCTTCGCGCTGAGCTGGCTGCCCTGCACCGGCCCGACGCTCGGCGCGGTGCTCGGCATGGCCGCGGTCGGCGGCAGGACCGACCGGGCGGTGGTGCTGGCCGTGGCGTACTGCCTCGGGCTGGGGATACCGTTCGTCGTCTTCGGGCTGGGCTTCCACCGTCTGCTCGGGGTCTTCCGCGCCGTCCGGCGCAACAGCCGCTGGGTGACCCGGATCGGCGGCGCCCTGCTGATCCTGATCGGCCTGGCGCTGGTCACCGGCGGCTGGCAGAACTTCGTGATCTGGCTGCAGACGCACGTCGGCGTGGGCGAGGTGAGCATCTGA
- the mqnP gene encoding menaquinone biosynthesis prenyltransferase MqnP, with protein MAVLDAPAEKPGRVKSFLKLVAIEHSVFALPFAYLSALTAMRVDGGRVRWLDLLLITVAMVGARTFAMAANRILDRRIDARNPRTAGRELVTGAVSVRTAWTGAAVALVVFLTAAALLNPLCLVLAPLAVVPLVVYPYGKRFTNWPHAILAIAQAVGPVGAWLAVTGTLHGSWPAWLLGAAVGLWIGGFDLIYACQDADVDRTIGVHSVPARYGLRFALHASTVAHVVTFALFIWFGALVGFGWLWWIGLAFTAVAFGYQHLVVSPSDLSKVNRAFFTANGFVGIALFVFALLDLVVRLDLRP; from the coding sequence ATGGCGGTCCTCGACGCGCCGGCCGAGAAGCCGGGCCGGGTGAAGTCCTTCCTCAAGCTCGTCGCGATCGAACACTCGGTCTTCGCGCTGCCGTTCGCGTACCTGTCGGCGCTGACCGCGATGCGGGTCGACGGCGGGCGGGTGCGCTGGCTCGACCTGCTGCTGATCACCGTGGCCATGGTCGGGGCGCGGACGTTCGCGATGGCCGCCAACCGGATCCTCGACCGGCGGATCGACGCGCGTAACCCGCGTACCGCCGGGCGGGAGCTGGTGACCGGGGCGGTGAGCGTGCGGACGGCCTGGACCGGCGCGGCCGTCGCGCTGGTGGTCTTCCTCACCGCCGCCGCCCTGCTCAACCCGCTCTGCCTGGTGCTCGCCCCGCTCGCCGTGGTCCCGCTGGTCGTCTACCCGTACGGCAAGCGGTTCACCAACTGGCCGCACGCCATCCTGGCGATCGCCCAGGCGGTCGGCCCGGTCGGCGCCTGGCTCGCGGTCACCGGCACCCTGCACGGCTCCTGGCCGGCCTGGCTGCTCGGCGCGGCCGTCGGCCTCTGGATCGGCGGCTTCGACCTGATCTACGCCTGCCAGGACGCCGACGTGGACCGGACGATCGGCGTGCACAGCGTCCCGGCCCGGTACGGGCTGCGTTTCGCGCTGCACGCCTCCACCGTCGCGCACGTGGTCACCTTCGCGCTCTTCATCTGGTTCGGCGCGCTGGTCGGCTTCGGCTGGCTCTGGTGGATCGGGCTGGCGTTCACCGCGGTCGCCTTCGGCTACCAGCACCTGGTGGTCAGCCCCTCCGACCTCAGCAAGGTCAACCGGGCCTTCTTCACCGCCAACGGCTTCGTGGGCATCGCACTCTTCGTCTTCGCCCTGCTCGACCTGGTGGTCCGCCTCGACCTGCGACCCTGA
- a CDS encoding alpha/beta fold hydrolase translates to MGEGRVPAGFTEQRARVGEVNLNYVRGGSGPPLVLLHGYPQCWHMWRHLLPELGRSFEVVAPDLRGFGDSDAPAGGYEKKTLAADLHGLLAGLGLTGDIRLVGHDLGTMVAYAYAATHPDVVSRLVLTEAPIPDGSIYAFPALTAAGPAVWNFGFFNLTNGLPEQLITGRETLWVDRFTDSIMVNKGSIGPDDAEEYARHLRDPDHLRASFDWFRAFGQDVADNAAYRSTKLPMPVLAVGARASLGEQVAEQVRRYATTVTGEVVEDCGHWLFEERPAELAALLLPFLRG, encoded by the coding sequence ATGGGCGAGGGGCGGGTCCCGGCGGGGTTCACCGAGCAGCGGGCACGGGTCGGCGAGGTCAACCTCAACTACGTGCGGGGCGGCAGCGGTCCCCCGCTGGTGCTGCTGCACGGCTATCCGCAGTGCTGGCACATGTGGCGGCACCTGCTACCGGAGCTGGGGCGCTCGTTCGAGGTGGTCGCGCCGGACCTGCGCGGCTTCGGCGACAGCGACGCCCCGGCCGGCGGGTACGAGAAGAAGACTCTCGCCGCCGACCTGCACGGCCTGCTCGCCGGGCTCGGCCTGACCGGCGACATCCGGCTGGTCGGCCACGACCTGGGCACCATGGTCGCGTACGCCTACGCCGCCACCCATCCCGACGTGGTGTCCCGGTTGGTGCTCACCGAGGCGCCCATCCCGGACGGGAGCATCTACGCCTTCCCGGCCCTGACGGCCGCCGGTCCGGCGGTGTGGAACTTCGGCTTCTTCAACCTCACCAACGGCCTGCCGGAGCAACTGATCACCGGCCGGGAGACGCTCTGGGTGGACCGCTTCACCGACTCGATCATGGTGAACAAGGGCAGCATCGGCCCGGACGACGCCGAGGAGTACGCCCGGCACCTGCGCGACCCGGATCATCTGCGGGCCAGCTTCGACTGGTTCCGGGCCTTCGGGCAGGACGTGGCGGACAACGCCGCGTACCGGTCGACGAAGTTGCCGATGCCGGTGCTCGCCGTCGGCGCCCGGGCCAGCCTCGGCGAGCAGGTGGCCGAGCAGGTCCGCCGCTACGCCACCACGGTCACCGGCGAGGTGGTCGAGGACTGCGGCCACTGGCTCTTCGAGGAGCGGCCGGCCGAGCTGGCCGCCCTGCTGCTGCCCTTCCTGCGCGGCTGA
- the resB gene encoding cytochrome c biogenesis protein ResB — MTTVDERPAAPAGAPRRRVNPVLALLRNSWRQLTSMRTALILLFLLAVAAIPGSVLPQRGVNPEKVNQYFVDHPDLAPQLDRIGAFEVFGSIWFSAIYLLLFTSLVGCILPRMRDHLRALRSRPPAAPKRLDRLPQHAVLESPAAADAQAIVAVLRRRRWRVEVRGNEVSAEKGYLKETGNLLFHTSLIAVLLGVALGSWYGWHGNRLLVAGAENAFCNTRQQYSEASLGPRVDSADLPPFCLTLDDFHAKFLPSGQPASFRATVSVDDTDGSKRTADFSVNSPLRLGSANVYLLGHGYAPILKYTDKYGRSQTSTVPFLTTGDVGLTGEGVAAFPDANVDPKTGKRAADQQVAFDGLYLPTAPDTAPFVASQYPTERNPAVVLVAYRGNLGLDAGIPGSVYKLDQRQVDNGKLKQVGDKKLGMGEKWTLDDGSTLEFVGTKPYVTLSVRYAPGQALLLGACVVLLAGLMGSLFGRRRRVWFRVTPPDGGSPTSGSSLVEAGGLPRTDHPGFADEFAQLVAAVGADERGDGLAREGVE; from the coding sequence ATGACGACCGTGGACGAGCGGCCGGCCGCGCCGGCCGGGGCGCCCCGGCGGCGGGTCAACCCGGTGCTGGCCCTGCTGCGCAACTCCTGGCGGCAGCTGACCAGCATGCGTACCGCGCTGATCCTGCTCTTCCTGCTCGCGGTCGCCGCCATCCCGGGTTCGGTGCTGCCCCAGCGCGGGGTCAACCCGGAGAAGGTCAACCAGTACTTCGTCGACCACCCCGACCTGGCCCCGCAGCTCGACCGGATCGGCGCGTTCGAGGTCTTCGGCTCGATCTGGTTCTCCGCGATCTACCTGCTGCTCTTCACCTCCCTGGTCGGCTGCATCCTGCCGCGGATGCGGGACCACCTGCGGGCGCTGCGCTCCCGGCCGCCGGCCGCCCCGAAGCGGCTGGACCGGCTGCCCCAGCACGCGGTGCTGGAGTCGCCGGCCGCCGCCGACGCGCAGGCCATCGTCGCGGTGCTGCGCCGCCGCCGCTGGCGGGTCGAGGTGCGCGGCAACGAGGTCTCCGCCGAGAAGGGCTACCTCAAGGAGACCGGCAACCTGCTCTTCCACACCTCGCTGATCGCCGTGCTGCTCGGGGTCGCGCTCGGCTCCTGGTACGGCTGGCACGGCAACCGGCTGCTGGTGGCCGGCGCGGAGAACGCCTTCTGCAACACCCGGCAGCAGTACAGCGAGGCCTCGCTCGGCCCGCGCGTGGACAGCGCCGACCTGCCGCCGTTCTGCCTCACCCTGGACGACTTCCACGCGAAGTTCCTCCCGTCCGGGCAGCCGGCCAGCTTCCGGGCCACGGTGAGCGTGGACGACACGGACGGGTCCAAGCGGACCGCCGACTTCTCGGTCAACTCGCCGCTGCGGCTCGGCTCCGCCAACGTCTACCTGCTCGGCCACGGGTACGCCCCGATCCTGAAGTACACCGACAAGTACGGCCGCAGCCAGACCAGCACCGTGCCGTTCCTGACCACCGGTGACGTCGGTCTCACCGGCGAGGGCGTGGCCGCCTTCCCGGACGCCAACGTCGACCCGAAGACCGGCAAGCGGGCCGCCGACCAGCAGGTCGCCTTCGACGGGCTCTACCTGCCGACGGCCCCGGACACGGCGCCGTTCGTCGCGTCGCAGTACCCCACCGAGCGGAACCCGGCGGTGGTCCTGGTCGCGTACCGGGGCAACCTCGGGCTGGACGCCGGCATCCCCGGGTCGGTCTACAAGCTCGACCAGCGGCAGGTCGACAACGGCAAGCTCAAGCAGGTCGGCGACAAGAAGCTCGGCATGGGCGAGAAATGGACCCTGGACGACGGCAGCACGCTGGAGTTCGTCGGGACGAAGCCGTACGTCACCCTCTCCGTCCGGTACGCCCCGGGGCAGGCGCTGCTGCTCGGCGCCTGCGTGGTGCTGCTCGCCGGTCTGATGGGCTCGCTCTTCGGCCGGCGCCGGCGGGTCTGGTTCCGGGTCACGCCCCCCGACGGCGGATCTCCGACGAGCGGTAGTAGCTTGGTGGAGGCCGGTGGGCTGCCGCGCACCGACCATCCAGGGTTCGCCGACGAGTTCGCCCAGTTGGTCGCCGCGGTCGGCGCCGACGAGCGGGGCGACGGGCTGGCGCGAGAAGGAGTCGAGTGA
- a CDS encoding carboxymuconolactone decarboxylase family protein, with translation MHRPVFTVHTPDTAPAAARPTMAGIHRKLGHLPTGVGLMAESPELLKGFLTANAIFEATDLDPVAREVVVLTVATRNECHICVAMHTATLERHGAGPELIAALRDGTEPPDARLAALRRFTLAVLDHRGAVPDAQLAAFLDAGWQPRHALDVVLGVGTYTISTFANRLTDAPLDPPLAAYAWQPAR, from the coding sequence ATGCACCGACCGGTCTTCACCGTCCACACCCCCGACACCGCGCCCGCCGCCGCGCGTCCGACCATGGCCGGCATCCACCGCAAGCTCGGCCACCTGCCCACCGGCGTCGGCCTGATGGCGGAGTCCCCGGAGCTGCTCAAGGGCTTCCTCACCGCCAACGCCATCTTCGAGGCCACCGACCTCGACCCGGTCGCCCGGGAGGTGGTCGTGCTCACCGTCGCCACCCGGAACGAGTGCCACATCTGCGTGGCGATGCACACCGCCACGCTGGAGCGGCACGGCGCCGGCCCGGAACTGATCGCCGCCCTGCGCGACGGGACCGAGCCGCCCGACGCCCGGCTCGCGGCGCTGCGCCGGTTCACCCTGGCCGTCCTCGACCACCGGGGCGCCGTCCCGGACGCCCAGCTGGCCGCCTTCCTCGACGCCGGCTGGCAGCCCCGGCACGCCCTCGACGTGGTGCTCGGCGTCGGGACCTACACCATCTCGACCTTCGCGAACCGGCTCACCGACGCGCCGCTCGACCCGCCCCTGGCCGCGTACGCCTGGCAACCGGCCCGGTAA
- a CDS encoding terpene synthase family protein gives MTEAVLWSLRSGCPLTPRLSPYADRTQQWLLDQLVPLALPLDAVALDRLRRAGFARYAGRLYPDAAESDLRVLTALFTWFFLVDDACDRPDRLTPPQIRALRDGVLALLRGGPRARHPGFSGPLRRLLVQAWREPRRRMPARWRLRFADAVADHLDGAWREAVAKAAGRPPGVAEYVALRRATSAAYVSYPLIEFATGRPLPDAVYHHPALRRIADLGNDLLSWFNDLASLDQDRASAGGHNLVLAVATEHRVPAETAVELVAERWRTGMARFVALRAAVPSFGPALDEAVTAHLDGVAHAVRGTVDWTLESARYPVAPGS, from the coding sequence ATGACGGAGGCGGTGCTCTGGTCGCTGCGGTCCGGCTGCCCGCTCACGCCCCGACTCTCCCCGTACGCCGACCGCACGCAGCAGTGGCTGCTCGACCAGCTCGTCCCACTGGCCCTGCCCCTGGACGCGGTGGCCCTGGACCGGCTGCGCCGGGCGGGCTTCGCCCGGTACGCCGGCCGGCTCTACCCGGACGCCGCCGAGTCGGACCTGCGCGTGCTGACCGCCCTGTTCACCTGGTTCTTCCTGGTCGACGACGCCTGTGACCGGCCGGATCGGCTGACGCCGCCGCAGATCCGCGCGCTGCGCGACGGGGTGCTCGCCCTGCTGCGCGGGGGGCCCCGGGCGCGTCATCCCGGCTTCTCGGGGCCGCTGCGGCGGCTGCTCGTGCAGGCGTGGCGGGAGCCGCGGCGGCGGATGCCGGCCCGCTGGCGGCTGCGCTTCGCCGACGCGGTCGCCGATCACCTGGACGGGGCCTGGCGGGAGGCGGTCGCGAAGGCCGCCGGCCGGCCCCCCGGGGTCGCGGAGTACGTGGCGCTGCGCCGGGCGACCTCGGCGGCGTACGTGTCGTACCCGCTGATCGAGTTCGCGACCGGCCGGCCGCTGCCCGACGCGGTCTACCACCATCCCGCGCTGCGCCGGATCGCCGATCTCGGCAACGACCTGCTCTCCTGGTTCAACGACCTGGCGTCGCTGGACCAGGACCGGGCCAGCGCCGGTGGCCACAACCTGGTGCTGGCGGTGGCGACCGAGCACCGGGTGCCGGCGGAGACCGCCGTGGAGCTGGTGGCCGAGCGCTGGCGGACGGGGATGGCCCGATTCGTGGCGCTGCGCGCCGCGGTGCCGTCGTTCGGTCCGGCGCTGGACGAGGCGGTCACCGCCCACCTCGACGGGGTCGCCCACGCGGTGCGCGGCACGGTGGACTGGACGTTGGAGAGCGCCCGCTACCCGGTCGCCCCCGGTTCCTGA
- a CDS encoding UbiX family flavin prenyltransferase, producing the protein MREPWVVGVSGASGTPYAAAVMRGLLDAGEAVDLIVSRAARLTILDETGRPFRDGHWADDLAAWLGRELTGADVRHWPAGDLAAGPSSGSYRVRGMAAVPASTAACAGIAIGLSKDLLQRAAEVNLKERRPVVVVPRETPVTRSHLEHLIALHDAGAVVLPASPGFYGAGASASAQQLVDFVAGKVLDALGVPHTLFRRWSGELAAAQRDADRT; encoded by the coding sequence ATGCGCGAACCATGGGTGGTCGGCGTCTCCGGGGCCTCCGGCACTCCGTACGCGGCGGCCGTCATGCGGGGCCTGCTCGACGCCGGCGAGGCGGTGGACCTGATCGTCTCGCGGGCGGCGCGGCTGACCATCCTCGACGAGACCGGCCGCCCCTTCCGGGACGGGCACTGGGCCGACGACCTGGCCGCCTGGTTGGGCCGCGAGCTGACCGGCGCGGACGTGCGCCACTGGCCGGCGGGCGACCTCGCCGCCGGCCCGAGCAGCGGCTCCTACCGGGTACGCGGCATGGCGGCGGTGCCGGCGAGCACGGCGGCCTGCGCGGGCATCGCGATCGGGCTCTCCAAGGACCTGCTGCAGCGGGCGGCCGAGGTCAACCTGAAGGAGCGTCGGCCGGTGGTGGTGGTGCCGCGGGAGACCCCCGTGACCCGCAGCCACCTGGAGCACCTCATCGCGCTGCACGACGCCGGCGCGGTCGTGCTGCCGGCCAGTCCGGGCTTCTACGGCGCGGGCGCCTCCGCCTCGGCGCAGCAGTTGGTCGACTTCGTGGCCGGCAAGGTGCTGGACGCGCTGGGCGTACCGCACACGCTCTTCCGTCGCTGGTCGGGCGAGCTGGCCGCGGCCCAACGGGACGCGGACCGGACCTGA
- a CDS encoding BldC family transcriptional regulator has protein sequence MDTGDRLLTPGEVAALFRVDPKTVTRWAAAGRIGSIRTPGGHRRFRESEVRALLEGEGMLDEAEDMGKPRNMGPTAATGPGPANAGMY, from the coding sequence GTGGACACTGGAGATCGCCTGCTGACACCGGGTGAGGTCGCCGCGCTGTTTCGGGTTGACCCGAAGACTGTGACGAGATGGGCGGCGGCCGGCCGGATCGGCAGCATCCGGACTCCAGGCGGGCATCGCCGGTTTCGGGAATCCGAGGTGCGGGCCCTGCTTGAGGGGGAGGGCATGCTGGACGAGGCGGAGGACATGGGCAAGCCACGCAACATGGGCCCGACCGCCGCGACCGGCCCCGGACCGGCCAACGCCGGCATGTACTGA
- the ccsB gene encoding c-type cytochrome biogenesis protein CcsB → MSALSDQLVTFAILAYLVAMISHAVEYALGNARAVPATAAAPARELVGAGIGGAGGTVEPPAAPADPRPGRSAQRALVAGRIAGWVTALAAALHLGALVTRGLAAERMPWGNMYEFVLTVTFIGTAAWLAVLWKRPALRRLGLFLTLVMVLLLAFAELRLYVQVTPLMPALQSYWFVIHVSTIVFASGIFLLGVVPAAAYLMRAGWEQGRRSFPYTLARRLPAAAGLERMTFALHAFAFPIFTFAVIAGAIWAEAAWGRAWGWDPKETWAFISWVVYAGYLHARATPSIKRNVATWIAILGFLTMLMNLFGVNFFFTGLHSYAGVS, encoded by the coding sequence ATGTCCGCACTCTCCGACCAGCTGGTGACCTTCGCGATCCTGGCGTACCTGGTCGCGATGATCAGCCACGCCGTCGAGTACGCGCTCGGCAACGCCCGCGCGGTGCCGGCGACGGCCGCCGCCCCGGCCCGGGAGCTGGTCGGCGCGGGAATCGGCGGCGCCGGCGGGACCGTCGAGCCACCCGCCGCCCCGGCCGACCCCCGGCCCGGCCGGTCGGCGCAGCGGGCCCTGGTGGCCGGTCGGATCGCCGGTTGGGTCACCGCGCTCGCCGCCGCGCTCCACCTCGGCGCCCTGGTCACCCGGGGCCTCGCCGCCGAGCGCATGCCCTGGGGCAACATGTACGAGTTCGTGCTGACGGTCACCTTCATCGGGACCGCAGCCTGGCTGGCGGTGCTCTGGAAGCGCCCCGCGCTGCGCCGGCTCGGGCTCTTCCTGACCCTGGTCATGGTGCTGCTGCTGGCCTTCGCCGAGCTGAGGCTCTACGTCCAGGTCACGCCGCTGATGCCGGCGCTCCAGTCGTACTGGTTCGTGATCCACGTGTCGACGATCGTCTTCGCCTCCGGCATCTTCCTGCTGGGCGTGGTGCCGGCGGCGGCGTACCTGATGCGGGCGGGCTGGGAGCAGGGGCGGCGCAGCTTCCCGTACACCCTGGCCCGCCGGCTGCCGGCGGCGGCCGGGCTGGAACGGATGACCTTCGCGCTGCACGCCTTCGCGTTCCCGATCTTCACCTTCGCGGTGATCGCCGGGGCGATCTGGGCCGAGGCGGCCTGGGGTCGGGCGTGGGGCTGGGACCCGAAGGAGACCTGGGCGTTCATCTCCTGGGTGGTCTACGCCGGCTACCTGCACGCCCGGGCCACCCCGAGCATCAAGCGGAACGTGGCCACCTGGATCGCCATCCTGGGCTTCCTGACCATGCTGATGAACCTGTTCGGGGTCAACTTCTTCTTCACCGGCCTGCACTCGTACGCCGGGGTCAGCTGA